ACACTCTCGGTGAGTATATACCACTTAGAATGAACAAACTAACGCTGGTGAATAGGTGACGGAAATGAGGGAGGAGGAAATCGTTGAGAAGCTTCAAAAGCTCGGTCTGACCAAGTACGAGAGCTTGGCATACATAACCCTTCTCAAGCTCGGACCGAGCAAGGCCACTGATATAACCAAGGAGAGCGGTATTCCACACACTCGCGTTTACGATGTCCTCAGCTCGCTCCACAGGAAGGGTTTTGTTGATGTAATGCACGGAACTCCAAGGCTCTACCGCCCGGTCAACCCAGAGGTCGTCCTTGAGAGAATAAAGGAGGAGTTCATAGAGGACATTGAGAAGCTTAAAGGGGCCTTTGTTGAGCTCTATAAGAAGACTCACGGTCAAGACCTGCCGGAAATCTGGACGATTCTCGGATTTGACAACACCCTTGAGAGGGTTCAGCACATAATAAGGACTGCCCGCCACGAGGTTCTAATCAACACCCCCTACGAGTTTCTGGAGCTCCTCAGGAGGGACATAAAAGCCCGGAAGGACATAGTGTTCGTAATTGTAACAAACGTTCCGGATGAAATCCCGGAGTGGCTTAA
This region of Thermococcus sp. genomic DNA includes:
- a CDS encoding TrmB family transcriptional regulator, coding for MREEEIVEKLQKLGLTKYESLAYITLLKLGPSKATDITKESGIPHTRVYDVLSSLHRKGFVDVMHGTPRLYRPVNPEVVLERIKEEFIEDIEKLKGAFVELYKKTHGQDLPEIWTILGFDNTLERVQHIIRTARHEVLINTPYEFLELLRRDIKARKDIVFVIVTNVPDEIPEWLKADNILLARTGGAPWLMASWIIGDADYAIFFGAIPKDKRREKFYSFWAKSPRAVFQYMHWFYTIYFDNSEIVKPLNYEALPKPLTLVNIRTLITILKQVGLPREAEITGKLVDTREPIELRGKIVDYEYTPLVANVTIEAGGNRWKVGGISSYVEDVEGEKFILLE